The genomic DNA CCATCCCGGTTGGTGAGGTGCCGGGAAATCTCCATATGCTGATCAAGGATTTCCCGGCATCGCATCCGGTCTTCCACATTCATCCGCCGGTAGAAAAACGTCAAGGCACGCATCTGCTCCAACTGATCATGGAGGCGTGTATTATGGCTTCCTATGATGATGGCGTCATGGAACTTACTATTCAACGATATCAATTGAACCGATGAATCCTCCAGATTCTCCTCATATACCTTTTGCGCGATTTGCACGCGCTCATGAGCCGTACGGATTTCCTCATCCGACGCATGCTCGCAGGCAAGGGAAACGGCGAGGGACTCAAGGACCTGACGACACTGATAAATATCCTGCACATCTTTAATAGAAGGTTTATACACGCTCAATCCCTTTTTCGGGTCGAACAGGATCAACCCTTCCTGCTCCAATGTTTTCATCGCTTCCCTCACCGGACTTCGGCTTACGCCGAACTCCCTGGCAAGCTGCGCTTCGAACAGACGCTCTCCCGGTTCATAATGACCCGTCACGATCCTTTCCTTGATGGTCATATGAAGCTGTTCATGATAGGATAGGGGTTTCTCAATGGATGTCATCCGTGTCACCTCATCAACTGAATTGTTTAATGATTCATAATACTCATTATGTTAGAAAAATATTGACGCGTAAAGCCGGAAGCTTGTACGATAGATACAATAGCTGTCGACAGTCGACAACATGTCTTTACACTCAATTATAATGTAAGCGTTTTACATTCACAAGAGGGGGGAAAGGTTATGAACGCTGTATCAATGTGGGACTCCATGTGGAAAGCCCATGACAAGACAAAGCAATTATTATTATTCGCTATTCCAAGCAAGAAGGAACGGACGGTTCCAGGAAGGGACGATGCCTCCCAGCATTCCAATGAGCCGGGGAACCGGAGCTACAAAAGGGGGCAGATGATCGGTCTGATCCTCGGACCCCTTCTATTCCTGCTTTCAGTCCTATTTGTAAATCCAAGTGACCTGAGCCAGGAAGGTCGCATGGTCCTCGCTGTCACCCTTTGGGTCGCCACGTGGTGGATCACGGAAGCGATTCCGATCCCGGCCACTTCCCTGCTGCCGATCATCCTGCTGCCCATCTTGAATGCA from Rossellomorea marisflavi includes the following:
- a CDS encoding GntR family transcriptional regulator, whose protein sequence is MTSIEKPLSYHEQLHMTIKERIVTGHYEPGERLFEAQLAREFGVSRSPVREAMKTLEQEGLILFDPKKGLSVYKPSIKDVQDIYQCRQVLESLAVSLACEHASDEEIRTAHERVQIAQKVYEENLEDSSVQLISLNSKFHDAIIIGSHNTRLHDQLEQMRALTFFYRRMNVEDRMRCREILDQHMEISRHLTNRDGEKAAKAMHDHVATDLRFLVKLLERDGEEAG